From Nicotiana tabacum cultivar K326 chromosome 20, ASM71507v2, whole genome shotgun sequence, one genomic window encodes:
- the LOC107786581 gene encoding uncharacterized protein LOC107786581 isoform X1 — protein sequence MALLSFPRFLSLSFSSNPTAPASLCCTSSIMSVKKMKAAGSGAMNKDAAAILWYKHDLRIDDHPGIVAASMHRTLVPLYIFDPWILSRFPDDMLELLLFALKDLKSSLREQGSNLMIRFGTAESIIEGLVKEVKATNIFTEEEVEFDLWKMVEGVKETLDTISFAEGTPKLAIWNSPFYDMKSLKELPRSYDEFKRMKLPTMSPLSPQVLPKGDMSLSWGTLPTLEDLKKFMDDNAGTLGNRWASIEKDSATSELRKDQAATLSTVVQGLREEKFKGIGNSQSDSSLKKIQRKRPVKSAFVTQCGNIVGGGTSLVLNALAAYLRYLEGTSRDEWQEVHEKLRAAETREGASFGALFGSALLLGIISRRRVYYEAIEYDKERNAGIISHFGCSAKMVAAAADTVCSMEWYTLLALKSKAASLGGSSVRIWRWNGYLIHYTQSGDEGPALLLVHGFGAFWSHYRDNIHNIAEGGSRVWALTLLGFGESEKPNIVYTEVVWAKLLRDFIIEVVGEPVHLVGNSIGGYLVAIVARLWPALAKSVILLNSAGNVIPGYSGARHSDVRQTSGAAWLAARFLSLFLRLNLRKIVRSCYPIRSDRADEWLIQEMLRASYDPGVVVVLESIFSFDLSVPLNYLLQGFEKRVLVLQGMKDPISDSKSRLDMLREHCEGIIIRELDAGHCPHDEKPEEVNSIIQEWVNTLESEVLTTSSRR from the exons ATGGCTCTTCTTTCTTTCCCTCGTTTTCTTTCACTCTCATTCTCTTCGAACCCCACAGCTCCTGCTTCCCTCTGTTGTACATCTTCTATAATGTCCGTGAAGAAAATGAAAGCGGCTGGTTCTGGTGCTATGAACAAAGATGCAGCAGCTATACTATGGTACAAACACGATCTTCGTATCGACGATCACCCCGGCATTGTTGCAGCTTCTATGCATCGCACACTTGTACCTTTATACATCTTCGATCCCTGGATTCTTTCTC GATTTCCGGATGACATGCTCGAATTACTTCTTTTTGCTTTGAAGGATCTGAAGAGTTCACTCAGGGAGCAGGGATCTAATCTGATGATCAGGTTCGGGACTGCAGAGAGTATCATAGAAGGGCTTGTCAAAGAG GTCAAGGCTACCAACATATTTACAGAGGAGGAGGTAGAGTTTGACTtatggaaaatggtagaaggtgtAAAAGAGACCTTGGATACAATATCTTTTGCTGAGGGGACTCCCAAACTTGCAATATGGAACAGTCCATTTTATGATATGAAG AGCTTGAAGGAATTGCCCAGATCATACGATGAATTCAAGAGGATGAAATTGCCCACTATGTCACCTCTTTCTCCCCAAGTGTTACCAAAAGGAGATATGAGCTTGTCTTGGG GTACTTTGCCCACATtagaagatttgaagaaatttaTGGATGACAATGCTGGCACGTTAGGAAACAGATGGGCTTCGATTGAGAAGGATTCAGCTACAAGTGAATTGCGAAAAGACCAGGCAGCAACTCTGAGTACTGTGGTTCAAGGTTTGAGAGAGGAAAAGTTTAAGGGGATTGGGAACAGTCAAAGTGATTCAAGTCTCAAGAAAATTCAGAGGAAGAGACCCGTAAAATCTGCTTTTGTCACACAATGCGGAAATATAGTGGGAGGTGGTACAAGTCTAGTGTTGAATGCTTTGGCTGCATATTTGAGATATCTGGAGGGTACTTCTCGAGATGAATGGCAGGA GGTACATGAAAAACTGCGTGCAGCTGAAACTCGGGAAGGAGCCTCATTTGGTGCTCTTTTTGGGTCTGCTCTTCTTCTTGGAATAATTTCCAGAAGAAGAGTGTATTATGAAGCGATTGAGTACGATAAAGAGCGAAATGCTGGAATTATATCGCATTTTGGATGCTCGGCAAAAATGGTTGCTGCAGCAGCGGATACTGTGTGTTCAATGGAG TGGTATACGCTGTTGGCTTTGAAAAGTAAGGCAGCTAGTTTGGGAGGTTCCTCTGTTAGGATATGGAGATGGAATGGCTATCTGATCCAT TATACACAGAGTGGTGATGAAGGTCCTGCTCTTCTGCTCGTGCATGGTTTTGGTGCTTTTTGGAGCCATTATCGTGACAATATACATAACATTGCGGAAGGTGGAAGTCGAGTCTGGGCATTGACACTCCTGGGGTTTGGTGAATCAGAAAAACCAAATATTGTCTACACTGAAGTTGTATGGGCTAAATTGCTGAGAGATTTCATAATTGAAGTAGTGGGAGAACCTGTCCATCTTGTTGGCAACTCAATTGGAG GATATCTTGTTGCCATTGTTGCTCGTCTTTGGCCTGCTTTGGCCAAGTCTGTGATCCTTTTGAACAGTGCTGGCAATGTTATTCCTGGCTATTCTGGTGCACGCCATTCTGAT GTTAGGCAAACTTCAGGAGCAGCATGGTTAGCTGCCCGGTTCCTTTCACTGTTCTTGCGTTTGAATCTGAGGAAAATAGTGAGAAGTTGCTATCCAATT AGAAGTGATCGTGCAGATGAGTGGCTTATCCAGGAGATGTTGCGAGCA TCTTATGACCCTGGTGTAGTGGTGGTCTTAGAAAGCATTTTCAGCTTTGATCTTTCTGTCCCTCTTAATTATCTTTTGCAAGGATTTGAGAAGAGAGTTCTTGTATTACAG GGAATGAAAGATCCAATTTCTGATTCAAAATCAAGGTTAGATATGCTGAGAGAACACTGTGAAGGAATCATAATCAGAGAGTTAGATGCTG GCCATTGCCCACATGATGAGAAACCAGAGGAAGTCAACTCTATCATTCAAGAATGGGTAAATACACTTGAGAGTGAAGTACTTACAACTAGCTCAAGAAGGTAG
- the LOC107786581 gene encoding uncharacterized protein LOC107786581 isoform X4, which produces MALLSFPRFLSLSFSSNPTAPASLCCTSSIMSVKKMKAAGSGAMNKDAAAILWYKHDLRIDDHPGIVAASMHRTLVPLYIFDPWILSRFPDDMLELLLFALKDLKSSLREQGSNLMIRFGTAESIIEGLVKEVKATNIFTEEEVEFDLWKMVEGVKETLDTISFAEGTPKLAIWNSPFYDMKSLKELPRSYDEFKRMKLPTMSPLSPQVLPKGDMSLSWGTLPTLEDLKKFMDDNAGTLGNRWASIEKDSATSELRKDQAATLSTVVQGLREEKFKGIGNSQSDSSLKKIQRKRPVKSAFVTQCGNIVGGGTSLVLNALAAYLRYLEGTSRDEWQEVHEKLRAAETREGASFGALFGSALLLGIISRRRVYYEAIEYDKERNAGIISHFGCSAKMVAAAADTVCSMEWYTLLALKSKAASLGGSSVRIWRWNGYLIHYTQSGDEGPALLLVHGFGAFWSHYRDNIHNIAEGGSRVWALTLLGFGESEKPNIVYTEVVWAKLLRDFIIEVVGEPVHLVGNSIGGYLVAIVARLWPALAKSVILLNSAGNVIPGYSGARHSDVRQTSGAAWLAARFLSLFLRLNLRKIVRSCYPI; this is translated from the exons ATGGCTCTTCTTTCTTTCCCTCGTTTTCTTTCACTCTCATTCTCTTCGAACCCCACAGCTCCTGCTTCCCTCTGTTGTACATCTTCTATAATGTCCGTGAAGAAAATGAAAGCGGCTGGTTCTGGTGCTATGAACAAAGATGCAGCAGCTATACTATGGTACAAACACGATCTTCGTATCGACGATCACCCCGGCATTGTTGCAGCTTCTATGCATCGCACACTTGTACCTTTATACATCTTCGATCCCTGGATTCTTTCTC GATTTCCGGATGACATGCTCGAATTACTTCTTTTTGCTTTGAAGGATCTGAAGAGTTCACTCAGGGAGCAGGGATCTAATCTGATGATCAGGTTCGGGACTGCAGAGAGTATCATAGAAGGGCTTGTCAAAGAG GTCAAGGCTACCAACATATTTACAGAGGAGGAGGTAGAGTTTGACTtatggaaaatggtagaaggtgtAAAAGAGACCTTGGATACAATATCTTTTGCTGAGGGGACTCCCAAACTTGCAATATGGAACAGTCCATTTTATGATATGAAG AGCTTGAAGGAATTGCCCAGATCATACGATGAATTCAAGAGGATGAAATTGCCCACTATGTCACCTCTTTCTCCCCAAGTGTTACCAAAAGGAGATATGAGCTTGTCTTGGG GTACTTTGCCCACATtagaagatttgaagaaatttaTGGATGACAATGCTGGCACGTTAGGAAACAGATGGGCTTCGATTGAGAAGGATTCAGCTACAAGTGAATTGCGAAAAGACCAGGCAGCAACTCTGAGTACTGTGGTTCAAGGTTTGAGAGAGGAAAAGTTTAAGGGGATTGGGAACAGTCAAAGTGATTCAAGTCTCAAGAAAATTCAGAGGAAGAGACCCGTAAAATCTGCTTTTGTCACACAATGCGGAAATATAGTGGGAGGTGGTACAAGTCTAGTGTTGAATGCTTTGGCTGCATATTTGAGATATCTGGAGGGTACTTCTCGAGATGAATGGCAGGA GGTACATGAAAAACTGCGTGCAGCTGAAACTCGGGAAGGAGCCTCATTTGGTGCTCTTTTTGGGTCTGCTCTTCTTCTTGGAATAATTTCCAGAAGAAGAGTGTATTATGAAGCGATTGAGTACGATAAAGAGCGAAATGCTGGAATTATATCGCATTTTGGATGCTCGGCAAAAATGGTTGCTGCAGCAGCGGATACTGTGTGTTCAATGGAG TGGTATACGCTGTTGGCTTTGAAAAGTAAGGCAGCTAGTTTGGGAGGTTCCTCTGTTAGGATATGGAGATGGAATGGCTATCTGATCCAT TATACACAGAGTGGTGATGAAGGTCCTGCTCTTCTGCTCGTGCATGGTTTTGGTGCTTTTTGGAGCCATTATCGTGACAATATACATAACATTGCGGAAGGTGGAAGTCGAGTCTGGGCATTGACACTCCTGGGGTTTGGTGAATCAGAAAAACCAAATATTGTCTACACTGAAGTTGTATGGGCTAAATTGCTGAGAGATTTCATAATTGAAGTAGTGGGAGAACCTGTCCATCTTGTTGGCAACTCAATTGGAG GATATCTTGTTGCCATTGTTGCTCGTCTTTGGCCTGCTTTGGCCAAGTCTGTGATCCTTTTGAACAGTGCTGGCAATGTTATTCCTGGCTATTCTGGTGCACGCCATTCTGAT GTTAGGCAAACTTCAGGAGCAGCATGGTTAGCTGCCCGGTTCCTTTCACTGTTCTTGCGTTTGAATCTGAGGAAAATAGTGAGAAGTTGCTATCCAATT TGA
- the LOC107786581 gene encoding uncharacterized protein LOC107786581 isoform X2 — MALLSFPRFLSLSFSSNPTAPASLCCTSSIMSVKKMKAAGSGAMNKDAAAILWYKHDLRIDDHPGIVAASMHRTLVPLYIFDPWILSRFPDDMLELLLFALKDLKSSLREQGSNLMIRFGTAESIIEGLVKEVKATNIFTEEEVEFDLWKMVEGVKETLDTISFAEGTPKLAIWNSPFYDMKSLKELPRSYDEFKRMKLPTMSPLSPQVLPKGDMSLSWGTLPTLEDLKKFMDDNAGTLGNRWASIEKDSATSELRKDQAATLSTVVQGLREEKFKGIGNSQSDSSLKKIQRKRPVKSAFVTQCGNIVGGGTSLVLNALAAYLRYLEGTSRDEWQEVHEKLRAAETREGASFGALFGSALLLGIISRRRVYYEAIEYDKERNAGIISHFGCSAKMVAAAADTVCSMEWYTLLALKSKAASLGGSSVRIWRWNGYLIHYTQSGDEGPALLLVHGFGAFWSHYRDNIHNIAEGGSRVWALTLLGFGESEKPNIVYTEVVWAKLLRDFIIEVVGEPVHLVGNSIGGYLVAIVARLWPALAKSVILLNSAGNVIPGYSGARHSDVRQTSGAAWLAARFLSLFLRLNLRKIVRSCYPIRSDRADEWLIQEMLRAVSLPLHVYDL; from the exons ATGGCTCTTCTTTCTTTCCCTCGTTTTCTTTCACTCTCATTCTCTTCGAACCCCACAGCTCCTGCTTCCCTCTGTTGTACATCTTCTATAATGTCCGTGAAGAAAATGAAAGCGGCTGGTTCTGGTGCTATGAACAAAGATGCAGCAGCTATACTATGGTACAAACACGATCTTCGTATCGACGATCACCCCGGCATTGTTGCAGCTTCTATGCATCGCACACTTGTACCTTTATACATCTTCGATCCCTGGATTCTTTCTC GATTTCCGGATGACATGCTCGAATTACTTCTTTTTGCTTTGAAGGATCTGAAGAGTTCACTCAGGGAGCAGGGATCTAATCTGATGATCAGGTTCGGGACTGCAGAGAGTATCATAGAAGGGCTTGTCAAAGAG GTCAAGGCTACCAACATATTTACAGAGGAGGAGGTAGAGTTTGACTtatggaaaatggtagaaggtgtAAAAGAGACCTTGGATACAATATCTTTTGCTGAGGGGACTCCCAAACTTGCAATATGGAACAGTCCATTTTATGATATGAAG AGCTTGAAGGAATTGCCCAGATCATACGATGAATTCAAGAGGATGAAATTGCCCACTATGTCACCTCTTTCTCCCCAAGTGTTACCAAAAGGAGATATGAGCTTGTCTTGGG GTACTTTGCCCACATtagaagatttgaagaaatttaTGGATGACAATGCTGGCACGTTAGGAAACAGATGGGCTTCGATTGAGAAGGATTCAGCTACAAGTGAATTGCGAAAAGACCAGGCAGCAACTCTGAGTACTGTGGTTCAAGGTTTGAGAGAGGAAAAGTTTAAGGGGATTGGGAACAGTCAAAGTGATTCAAGTCTCAAGAAAATTCAGAGGAAGAGACCCGTAAAATCTGCTTTTGTCACACAATGCGGAAATATAGTGGGAGGTGGTACAAGTCTAGTGTTGAATGCTTTGGCTGCATATTTGAGATATCTGGAGGGTACTTCTCGAGATGAATGGCAGGA GGTACATGAAAAACTGCGTGCAGCTGAAACTCGGGAAGGAGCCTCATTTGGTGCTCTTTTTGGGTCTGCTCTTCTTCTTGGAATAATTTCCAGAAGAAGAGTGTATTATGAAGCGATTGAGTACGATAAAGAGCGAAATGCTGGAATTATATCGCATTTTGGATGCTCGGCAAAAATGGTTGCTGCAGCAGCGGATACTGTGTGTTCAATGGAG TGGTATACGCTGTTGGCTTTGAAAAGTAAGGCAGCTAGTTTGGGAGGTTCCTCTGTTAGGATATGGAGATGGAATGGCTATCTGATCCAT TATACACAGAGTGGTGATGAAGGTCCTGCTCTTCTGCTCGTGCATGGTTTTGGTGCTTTTTGGAGCCATTATCGTGACAATATACATAACATTGCGGAAGGTGGAAGTCGAGTCTGGGCATTGACACTCCTGGGGTTTGGTGAATCAGAAAAACCAAATATTGTCTACACTGAAGTTGTATGGGCTAAATTGCTGAGAGATTTCATAATTGAAGTAGTGGGAGAACCTGTCCATCTTGTTGGCAACTCAATTGGAG GATATCTTGTTGCCATTGTTGCTCGTCTTTGGCCTGCTTTGGCCAAGTCTGTGATCCTTTTGAACAGTGCTGGCAATGTTATTCCTGGCTATTCTGGTGCACGCCATTCTGAT GTTAGGCAAACTTCAGGAGCAGCATGGTTAGCTGCCCGGTTCCTTTCACTGTTCTTGCGTTTGAATCTGAGGAAAATAGTGAGAAGTTGCTATCCAATT AGAAGTGATCGTGCAGATGAGTGGCTTATCCAGGAGATGTTGCGAGCAGTATCCTTGCCATTACATGTCTATGATCTTTAA
- the LOC107786581 gene encoding uncharacterized protein LOC107786581 isoform X3, with product MRKLQAVIHLYSYIHHRGLEQVKATNIFTEEEVEFDLWKMVEGVKETLDTISFAEGTPKLAIWNSPFYDMKSLKELPRSYDEFKRMKLPTMSPLSPQVLPKGDMSLSWGTLPTLEDLKKFMDDNAGTLGNRWASIEKDSATSELRKDQAATLSTVVQGLREEKFKGIGNSQSDSSLKKIQRKRPVKSAFVTQCGNIVGGGTSLVLNALAAYLRYLEGTSRDEWQEVHEKLRAAETREGASFGALFGSALLLGIISRRRVYYEAIEYDKERNAGIISHFGCSAKMVAAAADTVCSMEWYTLLALKSKAASLGGSSVRIWRWNGYLIHYTQSGDEGPALLLVHGFGAFWSHYRDNIHNIAEGGSRVWALTLLGFGESEKPNIVYTEVVWAKLLRDFIIEVVGEPVHLVGNSIGGYLVAIVARLWPALAKSVILLNSAGNVIPGYSGARHSDVRQTSGAAWLAARFLSLFLRLNLRKIVRSCYPIRSDRADEWLIQEMLRASYDPGVVVVLESIFSFDLSVPLNYLLQGFEKRVLVLQGMKDPISDSKSRLDMLREHCEGIIIRELDAGHCPHDEKPEEVNSIIQEWVNTLESEVLTTSSRR from the exons ATGAGGAAACTTCAAGCAGTCATCCACTTATATTCTTACATTCATCACCGAGGATTGGAACAGGTCAAGGCTACCAACATATTTACAGAGGAGGAGGTAGAGTTTGACTtatggaaaatggtagaaggtgtAAAAGAGACCTTGGATACAATATCTTTTGCTGAGGGGACTCCCAAACTTGCAATATGGAACAGTCCATTTTATGATATGAAG AGCTTGAAGGAATTGCCCAGATCATACGATGAATTCAAGAGGATGAAATTGCCCACTATGTCACCTCTTTCTCCCCAAGTGTTACCAAAAGGAGATATGAGCTTGTCTTGGG GTACTTTGCCCACATtagaagatttgaagaaatttaTGGATGACAATGCTGGCACGTTAGGAAACAGATGGGCTTCGATTGAGAAGGATTCAGCTACAAGTGAATTGCGAAAAGACCAGGCAGCAACTCTGAGTACTGTGGTTCAAGGTTTGAGAGAGGAAAAGTTTAAGGGGATTGGGAACAGTCAAAGTGATTCAAGTCTCAAGAAAATTCAGAGGAAGAGACCCGTAAAATCTGCTTTTGTCACACAATGCGGAAATATAGTGGGAGGTGGTACAAGTCTAGTGTTGAATGCTTTGGCTGCATATTTGAGATATCTGGAGGGTACTTCTCGAGATGAATGGCAGGA GGTACATGAAAAACTGCGTGCAGCTGAAACTCGGGAAGGAGCCTCATTTGGTGCTCTTTTTGGGTCTGCTCTTCTTCTTGGAATAATTTCCAGAAGAAGAGTGTATTATGAAGCGATTGAGTACGATAAAGAGCGAAATGCTGGAATTATATCGCATTTTGGATGCTCGGCAAAAATGGTTGCTGCAGCAGCGGATACTGTGTGTTCAATGGAG TGGTATACGCTGTTGGCTTTGAAAAGTAAGGCAGCTAGTTTGGGAGGTTCCTCTGTTAGGATATGGAGATGGAATGGCTATCTGATCCAT TATACACAGAGTGGTGATGAAGGTCCTGCTCTTCTGCTCGTGCATGGTTTTGGTGCTTTTTGGAGCCATTATCGTGACAATATACATAACATTGCGGAAGGTGGAAGTCGAGTCTGGGCATTGACACTCCTGGGGTTTGGTGAATCAGAAAAACCAAATATTGTCTACACTGAAGTTGTATGGGCTAAATTGCTGAGAGATTTCATAATTGAAGTAGTGGGAGAACCTGTCCATCTTGTTGGCAACTCAATTGGAG GATATCTTGTTGCCATTGTTGCTCGTCTTTGGCCTGCTTTGGCCAAGTCTGTGATCCTTTTGAACAGTGCTGGCAATGTTATTCCTGGCTATTCTGGTGCACGCCATTCTGAT GTTAGGCAAACTTCAGGAGCAGCATGGTTAGCTGCCCGGTTCCTTTCACTGTTCTTGCGTTTGAATCTGAGGAAAATAGTGAGAAGTTGCTATCCAATT AGAAGTGATCGTGCAGATGAGTGGCTTATCCAGGAGATGTTGCGAGCA TCTTATGACCCTGGTGTAGTGGTGGTCTTAGAAAGCATTTTCAGCTTTGATCTTTCTGTCCCTCTTAATTATCTTTTGCAAGGATTTGAGAAGAGAGTTCTTGTATTACAG GGAATGAAAGATCCAATTTCTGATTCAAAATCAAGGTTAGATATGCTGAGAGAACACTGTGAAGGAATCATAATCAGAGAGTTAGATGCTG GCCATTGCCCACATGATGAGAAACCAGAGGAAGTCAACTCTATCATTCAAGAATGGGTAAATACACTTGAGAGTGAAGTACTTACAACTAGCTCAAGAAGGTAG